In a genomic window of Lacrimispora sp. BS-2:
- the rsxA gene encoding electron transport complex subunit RsxA, translated as MKELLLIAIGSALVNNVVLSQFLGLCPFLGVSKNVKTSAGMGAAVIFVITIAAFATSVIYKGILVGLHLEFLQTIVFILVIAALVQFVEMFLKKSMPALYEALGVYLPLITTNCAVLGVALTNVQKEYNILESVINGVGISVGFTIAIVMLAGVRERIENNDVPYSFKGSPIVLITSGLMAIAFFGFSGLIK; from the coding sequence ATGAAAGAATTATTATTGATAGCCATTGGCTCCGCATTGGTCAACAACGTAGTGCTCAGCCAGTTCCTTGGCCTATGTCCATTCCTTGGAGTTTCCAAAAATGTGAAGACCTCTGCCGGTATGGGCGCAGCCGTTATTTTCGTAATTACCATTGCAGCATTTGCAACCAGTGTCATTTATAAGGGTATTTTAGTGGGGCTTCATCTGGAATTCCTACAGACCATTGTGTTTATCCTGGTTATTGCAGCTCTGGTGCAGTTTGTAGAAATGTTTTTAAAGAAATCCATGCCCGCTCTTTATGAGGCGCTGGGTGTGTATCTTCCTTTGATCACAACCAACTGTGCGGTTCTGGGCGTGGCCCTGACCAACGTGCAGAAGGAATATAACATTCTGGAAAGTGTTATCAACGGTGTGGGTATTTCCGTAGGCTTTACCATTGCCATTGTTATGCTGGCAGGTGTCCGCGAGAGAATCGAAAACAATGATGTTCCCTATTCCTTTAAGGGTTCTCCCATTGTCCTGATTACCTCCGGCCTGATGGCAATCGCATTTTTCGGATTTTCCGGATTAATTAAATAA
- a CDS encoding electron transport complex subunit E, whose amino-acid sequence MNKKCMERLFNGIVKENPTFILMLGMCPTLAVTTSAVNGVGMGLSTTVVLLFSNMLISALRNIIPDRVRIPAYIVVVATLVTIVQLLLQAYVPSLYSALGIYIPLIVVNCIILGRAESYASKNGVMESTFDGIGMGLGFTIALTCIGLVRELLGSGAIFGYTFIPEDFHISIFVLAPGAFFVLSVLTALQNKFKAPSATNGSVPPSKLACGGNCASCTGSSCMSNHEVLQAKKKQMEEEALAAKKAQAVKKEAEAKNAASRKDE is encoded by the coding sequence ATGAACAAGAAATGTATGGAACGTTTATTTAACGGTATTGTAAAAGAAAACCCGACCTTCATCCTGATGCTTGGCATGTGCCCGACTCTGGCTGTTACCACGTCGGCGGTGAACGGTGTGGGCATGGGGCTTTCCACGACCGTGGTGCTGCTGTTTTCCAATATGCTTATTTCTGCCCTTCGTAATATCATTCCGGACCGGGTGAGAATTCCGGCCTATATCGTTGTCGTTGCGACTCTGGTTACGATTGTGCAACTCCTTTTACAGGCCTATGTACCAAGCCTTTATTCTGCACTTGGAATTTACATTCCTCTTATCGTTGTAAACTGTATTATTTTAGGCCGTGCAGAATCCTATGCTTCCAAGAATGGTGTCATGGAATCTACCTTTGACGGAATCGGTATGGGACTTGGTTTTACCATCGCTCTTACCTGTATCGGACTTGTCCGTGAGTTGTTAGGTTCCGGAGCTATATTTGGATATACCTTTATTCCGGAGGATTTTCATATCTCCATTTTCGTCCTCGCTCCGGGTGCATTCTTTGTGCTGTCTGTTTTAACGGCGCTTCAGAATAAGTTTAAGGCACCATCCGCTACCAACGGTTCTGTTCCTCCGTCTAAGTTAGCCTGCGGCGGCAACTGTGCTTCCTGTACCGGTTCCTCCTGCATGTCCAATCATGAGGTCCTTCAGGCTAAAAAGAAGCAGATGGAAGAGGAAGCACTGGCAGCAAAGAAGGCACAGGCAGTCAAAAAAGAAGCGGAAGCCAAAAACGCAGCTTCCAGGAAAGATGAATAG
- a CDS encoding ATP-binding cassette domain-containing protein, translated as MLELQNINKYYNQGTVNEMCLFQDFNLTIKDRQFVSVVGSNGSGKTSMLNIICGSIPLDSGSIRVGGTDITSMPEFKRQRRIGRVYQNPAMGTCPNMTILENMALADAKGKPFNLLPGTNKQRISYYREQLRFLGLGLEDKLHVKVGVLSGGQRQAMALLMSTMTPIEFLILDEHTAALDPKTAENIMELTDKIVKEKHLTTIMVTHNLRYAIEYGNRLLMMHQGNAIIDKEGEEKTNLDVDYILEKFNEISIECGN; from the coding sequence ATGCTTGAACTACAAAATATCAATAAATATTACAATCAGGGAACGGTCAATGAGATGTGCCTGTTCCAGGACTTTAATCTCACCATTAAAGACCGGCAGTTCGTATCTGTGGTAGGAAGCAACGGCTCCGGCAAGACTTCCATGTTAAATATCATCTGCGGAAGCATTCCTTTGGACAGCGGTTCTATCCGGGTGGGCGGCACCGACATCACCAGTATGCCGGAATTTAAGCGCCAGCGCCGCATCGGAAGAGTCTACCAGAACCCTGCCATGGGCACATGCCCTAATATGACCATCCTTGAAAATATGGCTCTGGCTGATGCCAAGGGAAAACCCTTTAACCTTCTTCCGGGGACTAACAAGCAGCGGATATCCTATTACAGGGAGCAGCTTCGTTTTCTTGGCCTTGGCTTAGAGGATAAGCTCCATGTAAAGGTGGGAGTACTTTCCGGCGGCCAGAGGCAGGCCATGGCCCTTCTCATGTCCACCATGACTCCCATTGAATTTTTGATCCTTGATGAGCACACTGCTGCCCTGGATCCAAAAACAGCCGAGAACATTATGGAGCTGACGGATAAGATTGTAAAGGAAAAGCATCTTACCACCATTATGGTTACCCATAACCTTCGTTATGCCATAGAATACGGAAACCGCCTTCTGATGATGCATCAGGGAAATGCCATCATTGATAAAGAAGGGGAAGAAAAAACCAATTTAGATGTAGATTACATTTTAGAGAAATTCAATGAGATCAGCATTGAATGCGGAAATTAG
- a CDS encoding RnfABCDGE type electron transport complex subunit B — translation MVTGIIFAAAVVGIIGILIGVFLGIASEKFKVEVDEKEILVRNELPGNNCGGCGYAGCDALAKAIALGQADVSACPVGGAAVAEKIGEIMGVAAGSTDKKVAFVKCKGTCDKTKVQYNYYGIDDCRMASVVPGSGEKACVYGCMGYGSCVKACEFDAIHVVDGIAVVDKEKCVACGKCVSACPNNLIDLVPYKSKHLVQCNSHDRGKDVKAKCEVGCIGCMICTKQCEFDAIHMDNNVAIIDYEKCTNCGKCAAKCPVKVIQ, via the coding sequence ATGGTAACAGGTATTATATTTGCGGCAGCCGTTGTGGGCATCATCGGAATTCTGATCGGTGTGTTCCTGGGAATTGCCAGCGAAAAGTTTAAAGTAGAAGTTGATGAAAAAGAGATCCTTGTCCGTAACGAGCTTCCAGGTAACAACTGCGGCGGCTGCGGATATGCAGGCTGTGATGCTCTGGCTAAGGCCATTGCATTAGGCCAGGCAGATGTTTCTGCCTGTCCGGTTGGCGGCGCAGCAGTAGCTGAAAAGATCGGTGAAATCATGGGAGTTGCGGCAGGTTCCACGGATAAGAAGGTTGCATTTGTAAAATGTAAAGGAACCTGCGATAAGACAAAGGTTCAGTACAATTATTACGGAATTGATGACTGCCGGATGGCATCGGTGGTCCCCGGCTCCGGCGAAAAGGCCTGTGTCTATGGCTGTATGGGATACGGTTCTTGCGTAAAAGCCTGTGAATTTGACGCCATCCATGTGGTTGACGGAATTGCAGTAGTGGATAAGGAGAAATGCGTAGCCTGCGGCAAATGCGTTTCTGCCTGTCCTAACAATCTGATTGACCTGGTTCCATACAAGTCAAAGCATCTGGTTCAATGCAATTCCCATGACAGGGGCAAAGATGTAAAGGCTAAATGTGAAGTTGGCTGTATTGGCTGTATGATATGTACAAAGCAGTGTGAATTTGATGCCATTCACATGGATAACAATGTTGCAATCATCGATTATGAGAAATGCACAAATTGCGGTAAATGCGCTGCAAAATGTCCTGTGAAGGTGATTCAGTAA
- a CDS encoding ABC transporter permease yields the protein MSIILGVLEEGLVYAIMALGVYITYKILDFPDLSVDGTFPLGGAITVTLILAGLNPVATLLIAFAVGALAGCITGFIHVKLKVRDLLSGIIVMTALYSVNLRVAGKSNVPFFNSDTIFENSFVYGLFPEKFADISVVIILAVIVVIVKILLDQYLKTRSGYLLRAVGDNETLVTSLAKDKGMVKIIGLAIANGLAALAGSVYCQQKGFFEISMGTGTIVIGLANVIIGTKLFKKIGFVKSTTAVIIGSIIYKACVSFAIYLGMEASDLKLITSVLFLAILVLSNGREKKVKHHA from the coding sequence ATGTCAATCATACTTGGCGTTTTGGAAGAAGGCCTGGTCTATGCCATTATGGCACTGGGCGTTTACATCACTTATAAGATTCTGGATTTTCCGGATCTTTCTGTGGATGGAACCTTCCCTTTGGGAGGCGCAATCACCGTTACCCTCATCCTGGCCGGACTAAACCCGGTGGCAACGCTTTTAATTGCCTTTGCCGTCGGAGCCCTAGCCGGATGCATCACCGGCTTCATCCATGTAAAATTAAAGGTACGGGATCTTCTGTCAGGTATCATTGTCATGACTGCCCTCTATTCTGTGAACCTAAGGGTGGCCGGAAAATCTAATGTTCCGTTTTTTAACAGTGACACCATTTTCGAAAACAGCTTTGTATACGGTCTGTTTCCCGAAAAGTTTGCAGATATCAGCGTGGTGATCATACTGGCTGTCATCGTGGTGATCGTTAAGATTTTACTGGACCAGTATCTAAAGACCCGCTCCGGTTATTTATTAAGGGCTGTGGGGGACAATGAAACCCTTGTCACCTCTCTTGCCAAGGACAAAGGCATGGTAAAGATCATCGGCCTTGCTATTGCAAACGGTCTGGCCGCTCTGGCCGGTTCCGTATACTGCCAGCAGAAAGGCTTTTTTGAAATCAGTATGGGAACAGGGACCATTGTCATCGGCCTTGCTAATGTGATCATTGGAACAAAGCTGTTTAAAAAGATCGGGTTTGTGAAATCCACCACTGCAGTTATTATCGGCTCTATCATTTACAAAGCCTGCGTGTCATTTGCCATTTATCTGGGAATGGAAGCATCGGATTTAAAACTGATCACATCCGTGCTGTTCCTGGCCATTCTGGTACTCAGCAACGGCAGGGAAAAGAAGGTGAAACATCATGCTTGA
- a CDS encoding LacI family DNA-binding transcriptional regulator, which translates to MNIYDVSEHAHVSIATVSRVINGNPNVSEKTRKRVLDVMEELGYTPNVFARSLGLNTMKTIGIMCADSSDPWLAEAIYYLEKELRGNGYDSLLCCTGYLPETKKKYLELLRSKRVDAIILTGSHYIETKPKDNAYLLEAAKDLPIMLVNGQLEGEQIYSTVCDDHAAVYDATLRLYRSGRSSVLYLYSGNSFSNFHKLSGYRDAVRDAGFMIRDELMVLCNKDLEAATERLNMVSRSGVHFDAVLASEDILAVGAVKYADKAGLKIPQDLSIIGYNNSILSRCTTPEITSVDNKVEALCTTTVNTLMKVLEVGNVPVKTTITPELIKRGTTNF; encoded by the coding sequence TTGAATATCTATGATGTTTCCGAACATGCTCACGTATCGATTGCCACTGTTTCCCGCGTCATCAACGGAAATCCCAATGTCAGCGAAAAAACCAGAAAGCGGGTTCTCGACGTCATGGAGGAACTGGGGTATACCCCCAATGTATTCGCCAGAAGCCTGGGGCTGAATACCATGAAGACCATCGGAATCATGTGTGCCGATTCTTCTGACCCATGGCTTGCAGAGGCCATCTACTATCTGGAAAAGGAATTAAGGGGCAATGGTTATGATTCTCTTCTCTGCTGCACCGGCTATCTTCCTGAAACCAAGAAGAAATATCTGGAACTTTTGCGTTCCAAACGGGTGGATGCCATCATCCTGACCGGTTCCCATTATATAGAAACAAAGCCAAAGGATAATGCCTATCTTCTGGAGGCAGCAAAGGATCTTCCCATTATGCTGGTCAACGGTCAGCTTGAGGGGGAACAGATCTACAGCACGGTCTGCGATGACCACGCCGCAGTCTACGATGCCACCTTACGGCTTTACCGTTCCGGCCGTTCTTCGGTGCTCTATCTTTATTCCGGAAATTCCTTCAGCAATTTTCACAAGCTTTCCGGCTACCGGGATGCCGTAAGAGATGCCGGTTTTATGATCCGGGACGAACTTATGGTGCTCTGCAATAAGGACTTAGAAGCTGCCACGGAACGCCTTAACATGGTTTCCCGTTCCGGTGTCCATTTTGATGCTGTTCTGGCTTCCGAGGATATTCTGGCTGTTGGAGCTGTTAAATATGCAGACAAGGCGGGACTTAAGATTCCTCAGGATTTGAGCATCATCGGATACAACAATTCCATCCTGTCCAGGTGCACGACTCCGGAAATTACTTCCGTGGACAATAAGGTGGAAGCCCTTTGTACCACCACCGTAAACACCCTGATGAAGGTGCTTGAGGTGGGAAACGTGCCCGTAAAGACCACCATCACTCCGGAGCTGATAAAACGAGGTACCACTAATTTTTAA
- a CDS encoding IclR family transcriptional regulator translates to MKLNRTTQRTVEILKLISRTPEGATLDDLCEKLNLPKTSAYDIVTTLAEMGMVNVARGQKQNYTIGLMAYRIGINYTNNLDFIGIIEPVLKAFSKEVGKTVFFGIPSDHHVVYICKFEPENPIITTATVGSKNPMYCTSLGKVILAYSDDETREQMISRLKFTQYTERTIRNKGQLLEELKKVRERGYAFDAREMEEHMQCVGAPVFDRDGNVLGAISVSSLYKPSNDYEALGKLVSEKSMEVSRLLGFLGKI, encoded by the coding sequence ATGAAACTGAACAGAACGACTCAAAGAACTGTAGAAATATTAAAACTGATATCCAGAACACCGGAAGGAGCCACTCTGGATGATCTCTGTGAAAAGCTGAACCTTCCCAAGACCAGCGCCTACGATATTGTAACAACCCTTGCTGAGATGGGCATGGTAAATGTGGCCAGGGGACAAAAGCAAAATTATACCATAGGCCTGATGGCCTACCGCATCGGCATTAACTATACCAATAATCTGGATTTTATCGGGATCATAGAGCCGGTACTCAAGGCATTTTCAAAGGAAGTGGGAAAAACAGTCTTCTTTGGAATTCCGTCGGATCATCATGTGGTATACATATGTAAGTTCGAACCGGAAAACCCTATTATCACCACAGCAACCGTTGGTTCCAAAAATCCCATGTACTGTACCTCCCTTGGAAAGGTGATTCTTGCCTACAGCGATGATGAGACCAGAGAGCAGATGATCAGCCGGCTGAAATTCACCCAGTACACTGAGAGGACCATAAGGAACAAGGGGCAGCTTCTTGAAGAACTGAAAAAGGTCCGGGAGAGAGGCTATGCTTTCGATGCCAGGGAGATGGAGGAGCATATGCAGTGTGTGGGAGCCCCGGTTTTTGACCGGGATGGCAATGTGCTTGGAGCCATCAGCGTGTCCAGTCTTTATAAGCCTTCTAATGATTATGAGGCCTTGGGAAAGCTGGTTTCTGAAAAGAGCATGGAGGTTTCCCGTTTGTTAGGCTTTCTTGGAAAAATATAA
- the uxaC gene encoding glucuronate isomerase has translation MKQFMDKDFLLSTDSAKKLYHTYAENMPIVDYHCHINPQEIYEDRKFDTITQVWLGGDHYKWRQMRSCGVDERYITGDASDREKFQKWAEILPKLIGNPLYHWSHLELQRYFGYTGHLNGNTAEEVWNLCNKKLQEDSMSVRSLIRQSGVKLICTTDDPADTLEWHQKIAADSAFEVKVLPAWRPDKAMNIEKPDFAAYMAKLSAVSGVEIKDFASLKTALKNRMEFFASQGCGVSDHALEYVMYVPADEAELDTIFANGLSGKTISKEDELKYKTAFMLFAAKEYNRMGWVMQLHYGCKRDNNAMAFEKLGPDTGFDCINNYAPSAQMADFLNALSATDEVPKTIIYSLNPNDNASIGTILGCFQSKFPGKIQQGSAWWFNDHKTGMTEQMISLANLGCLGNFIGMLTDSRSFLSYTRHEYFRRILCELVGGWVENGEYPDDQDSLKEIIEGISFNNAIKYFNFEI, from the coding sequence ATGAAACAGTTTATGGACAAGGATTTTTTACTGTCTACCGATTCGGCGAAAAAGCTTTATCACACCTATGCAGAAAACATGCCTATCGTAGACTATCACTGCCATATCAACCCTCAGGAAATCTATGAAGACCGCAAGTTTGATACCATTACCCAGGTATGGTTAGGCGGCGATCATTACAAATGGCGTCAGATGCGTTCCTGCGGCGTGGATGAAAGATATATTACAGGGGATGCTTCCGACCGTGAGAAATTCCAGAAATGGGCAGAAATCCTGCCAAAACTGATCGGCAATCCACTCTACCACTGGAGTCATTTAGAGCTTCAGAGATATTTCGGCTATACCGGCCATTTAAACGGCAATACAGCGGAAGAGGTATGGAATCTGTGCAATAAAAAGCTTCAGGAAGATTCCATGAGCGTCCGCAGCTTAATCAGACAGTCAGGTGTCAAGCTGATCTGCACCACCGACGATCCTGCAGATACCCTGGAGTGGCATCAGAAAATTGCCGCTGATTCAGCCTTTGAAGTAAAGGTGCTTCCTGCCTGGAGACCTGACAAGGCCATGAACATCGAAAAACCGGATTTTGCAGCCTATATGGCAAAGTTATCTGCTGTCAGCGGCGTGGAAATCAAGGATTTCGCTTCCTTAAAGACCGCTTTAAAAAACCGCATGGAATTTTTCGCAAGCCAGGGCTGCGGTGTATCCGACCATGCCCTTGAATATGTTATGTATGTTCCTGCTGATGAGGCAGAGCTTGATACGATCTTTGCAAACGGGCTTTCAGGAAAGACGATCTCAAAAGAGGATGAGTTGAAATACAAGACCGCCTTCATGCTGTTCGCTGCAAAGGAATACAACCGCATGGGATGGGTGATGCAGCTTCATTACGGATGCAAGCGTGACAACAATGCCATGGCGTTTGAAAAACTGGGACCTGACACTGGTTTCGACTGCATCAACAACTACGCTCCTTCCGCCCAGATGGCTGATTTCTTAAACGCATTGAGCGCAACCGATGAGGTTCCAAAAACCATCATCTACTCCTTAAATCCCAATGACAATGCCTCCATCGGCACCATCCTTGGCTGTTTCCAGAGTAAATTCCCCGGAAAGATCCAGCAGGGCTCCGCATGGTGGTTCAACGATCACAAGACCGGCATGACCGAGCAGATGATCTCCCTGGCAAACTTAGGATGCCTTGGTAACTTTATTGGAATGCTCACCGATTCCAGAAGCTTCTTATCCTATACCAGACACGAATACTTCCGCAGAATCCTCTGCGAGCTGGTCGGCGGATGGGTGGAAAACGGAGAGTATCCGGATGACCAGGATTCCCTGAAAGAAATCATTGAGGGAATTTCCTTTAACAATGCGATAAAGTATTTTAATTTCGAAATTTAA
- a CDS encoding sugar kinase, with protein MSDRPFDLLSLGELLLRLSPEGVERLVRGDSFQKQVGGAELNVAVGAALLGLHTGVVTQLPFNDIGNFVKNKVRSYGISDDYFVYDNSLSARLGLYYYEYGAYPRKPKVIYDRKNSSFVQISTSSFPEEMYRAATCFHTTGITLALCENTRKTAIDMIKKFKQTGTIISFDVNFRGNLWTGEEARACIEEILPYVDIFFCSEETARLTFKKEGTVKEIMKSFTEEYPISVVASTQRIVHSPKSHTFGSVIYDASRKEYYEEEPYHNIDVVDRIGSGDAYIAGALYGLLSSGGDCMKAVRYGNAASALKNTIPGDLPTSDLSEVNTVIKDHNNNGPQSEMSR; from the coding sequence ATGAGTGACAGACCTTTTGATTTACTGAGCCTGGGTGAGCTGCTGTTACGCCTGTCTCCGGAAGGCGTGGAGCGGCTTGTCAGGGGAGATTCCTTTCAAAAACAGGTAGGCGGTGCGGAATTAAATGTTGCAGTAGGCGCAGCTCTTTTAGGGCTTCATACCGGCGTGGTTACCCAGCTTCCCTTTAATGATATAGGAAATTTTGTAAAGAATAAAGTCCGTTCTTATGGAATCAGCGATGACTATTTTGTTTATGATAACAGTCTAAGTGCAAGGCTGGGGCTTTATTATTATGAATACGGAGCATATCCAAGGAAACCCAAGGTCATTTACGACAGAAAGAACAGTTCTTTTGTTCAGATCAGCACCTCTTCCTTCCCGGAGGAGATGTATCGGGCGGCGACCTGTTTCCACACCACAGGGATTACCCTGGCTTTATGTGAGAATACCAGGAAGACAGCCATTGATATGATCAAAAAGTTCAAGCAGACAGGAACCATTATTTCCTTTGATGTGAATTTCCGCGGTAATCTCTGGACAGGGGAGGAAGCCAGAGCATGTATTGAAGAGATTCTTCCCTATGTGGATATTTTCTTCTGCTCAGAAGAAACGGCCAGACTGACCTTTAAGAAGGAGGGGACCGTTAAGGAGATCATGAAGAGCTTTACAGAGGAGTATCCCATTTCCGTTGTGGCTTCCACTCAGAGGATCGTTCACAGTCCAAAGAGCCATACCTTTGGTTCCGTAATTTACGATGCTTCCAGAAAGGAATATTACGAGGAAGAACCCTACCATAACATAGATGTTGTAGACCGGATCGGAAGCGGAGATGCTTATATTGCAGGCGCACTTTATGGCCTTTTAAGCAGCGGAGGCGACTGCATGAAGGCAGTCCGGTACGGCAATGCGGCATCAGCCTTAAAGAATACCATACCAGGAGATCTTCCTACTTCTGATTTAAGCGAAGTCAATACCGTTATAAAAGACCATAATAATAACGGACCTCAGAGCGAGATGAGCAGATAA
- a CDS encoding RnfABCDGE type electron transport complex subunit G, translating into MKNGGYMKDALILFVITLISGFLLGGAYQITKDPIDKATEAANLAAYKKVFPEAADFISDEKMEAAIETCNTELLSQNFGKVGVDNAFQAVDGSGSVQGYVITSHSDDSYSGVVQISVGIKEDGSINGIEFLAISDTPGLGLKAKEPAFKGQYAGKNQESLTVTKSGNAGDGEINAISGATITSSAVTNAVNAALYYVHNIDR; encoded by the coding sequence ATGAAAAACGGCGGATATATGAAGGACGCATTGATTTTGTTTGTGATCACTCTGATTTCCGGCTTTTTGCTGGGCGGCGCTTATCAGATTACAAAGGATCCCATTGATAAAGCAACTGAGGCAGCCAATCTGGCGGCATATAAGAAGGTATTTCCGGAAGCGGCTGATTTTATATCGGATGAAAAGATGGAAGCGGCGATAGAAACCTGTAACACAGAACTGCTTTCCCAGAATTTTGGAAAAGTCGGCGTGGACAATGCTTTTCAAGCAGTAGATGGAAGCGGGAGTGTCCAGGGTTATGTGATTACCTCTCATTCCGATGACAGCTACAGCGGAGTTGTACAAATTTCCGTTGGTATCAAAGAAGATGGATCCATTAACGGCATTGAATTTCTTGCGATCAGTGATACCCCGGGTCTTGGCTTAAAGGCAAAGGAACCGGCATTTAAGGGTCAGTATGCAGGAAAAAACCAGGAATCCCTTACCGTTACTAAATCCGGCAATGCCGGTGATGGAGAGATCAATGCCATCAGCGGAGCTACCATTACATCAAGCGCAGTAACCAATGCCGTCAATGCCGCATTGTATTACGTGCACAATATTGACCGTTAG
- a CDS encoding bifunctional 2-keto-4-hydroxyglutarate aldolase/2-keto-3-deoxy-6-phosphogluconate aldolase — MKKEQVLSKMKKDCLVAVVRAKDFEQGEKVVDAIIAGGINFIEITMTMDEGNPIEFIAKMSEKYRKNEDVVIGAGTVLDPETARAAILAGANYVVSPGLNVETIKLCNRYRVPMLPGVMTPTEAITALECGCDVIKIFPGNIMGPEAISSFKGPLPQGDFMPSGGVDVDNVDKWIKAGAYAVGTGSSLTKGAKTGDFAAVTAKAKEFVEAVAAAR, encoded by the coding sequence ATGAAAAAAGAACAGGTTTTATCTAAGATGAAAAAAGACTGTCTGGTAGCTGTTGTTCGTGCAAAGGACTTTGAACAGGGCGAAAAGGTAGTTGACGCCATCATTGCAGGCGGCATCAATTTTATTGAAATCACAATGACCATGGATGAAGGAAATCCAATTGAATTCATCGCAAAAATGTCTGAAAAATATAGAAAAAATGAAGATGTTGTTATTGGAGCAGGTACTGTTCTTGATCCGGAAACAGCGAGAGCAGCAATCCTTGCAGGCGCTAATTACGTAGTAAGCCCAGGCTTAAATGTTGAGACCATCAAGCTTTGCAACCGTTACAGAGTGCCTATGCTTCCAGGCGTTATGACACCTACCGAAGCGATCACCGCATTGGAGTGCGGCTGTGACGTCATCAAGATCTTTCCAGGCAACATCATGGGACCGGAAGCGATCAGCTCATTTAAAGGACCCCTTCCCCAGGGTGATTTCATGCCATCCGGCGGTGTTGACGTTGACAACGTTGATAAGTGGATCAAGGCAGGAGCCTATGCCGTTGGTACCGGAAGCAGCTTAACAAAGGGTGCTAAGACAGGTGATTTTGCAGCAGTAACAGCTAAGGCAAAAGAATTCGTTGAGGCAGTGGCAGCAGCAAGGTAA
- a CDS encoding RnfABCDGE type electron transport complex subunit D, whose amino-acid sequence MSKLLNVSSSPHVRDQVTTQNIMLDVAIAMIPASAYGVYQFGVKAALILLISVLSCVLSEYVFEFLMGKPITVSDGSALVTGMILGLNMPPAIPLWIPFLGGVFAIIVVKQLYGGVGQNFMNPALAARCFLLISFAGKMTDFTYSDAVSGATPLAALKAGEAVDITSMFIGKISGTIGEVSVIALLLGAAYLLFRKVISIKIPAAYLITFAAFVFIFGQHDLMFVLTHLCGGGLIFGAFFMATDYVTSPITPKGQILFGVLLGVLTGLFRLFGGSAEGVSYAIIIGNILVPLIEKISIPVAFGKEGK is encoded by the coding sequence ATGAGTAAATTGTTAAACGTATCATCATCACCTCACGTCAGGGATCAGGTTACAACACAGAATATTATGCTGGATGTTGCCATTGCCATGATTCCTGCGTCTGCGTATGGTGTATATCAGTTCGGGGTGAAAGCGGCGCTGATTTTACTGATCAGTGTATTATCCTGTGTTCTTAGTGAATATGTATTTGAATTCCTTATGGGAAAACCCATTACCGTGAGCGATGGAAGTGCCCTGGTGACAGGAATGATCCTGGGCCTTAATATGCCTCCGGCCATTCCTTTATGGATTCCGTTTCTGGGCGGTGTATTTGCCATTATCGTGGTAAAGCAGCTCTACGGCGGCGTGGGCCAGAACTTTATGAATCCGGCCCTGGCAGCAAGATGTTTCCTGCTTATTTCTTTTGCAGGTAAGATGACTGACTTTACATATAGTGACGCAGTTTCAGGGGCTACTCCCCTTGCTGCATTAAAGGCGGGAGAAGCAGTTGATATAACATCCATGTTTATCGGGAAAATTTCAGGAACCATTGGTGAGGTATCTGTGATTGCCCTGCTCTTGGGTGCAGCTTACCTTTTGTTCAGAAAAGTGATTTCCATAAAGATCCCGGCAGCTTATCTGATCACTTTTGCAGCATTCGTATTTATTTTCGGCCAGCATGATCTCATGTTCGTGCTGACTCATTTATGCGGCGGCGGTCTTATCTTCGGTGCATTCTTCATGGCTACCGATTATGTGACCAGCCCCATCACTCCAAAGGGACAGATCCTTTTCGGCGTTCTTTTAGGCGTGCTGACCGGATTATTCCGTCTTTTCGGCGGTTCTGCGGAAGGCGTTTCCTATGCCATCATCATCGGCAACATTCTGGTGCCTCTGATTGAGAAGATCTCTATTCCGGTAGCATTTGGAAAGGAGGGAAAGTAA